In Nocardia asteroides, a single genomic region encodes these proteins:
- the nrdH gene encoding glutaredoxin-like protein NrdH, which translates to MTITVYTKPACVQCNATYKALDKAGVDYSIVDISQNDDARDFVMALGYLQAPVVVAGEDHWSGFRPDRIKALATVAA; encoded by the coding sequence ATGACCATCACCGTGTACACCAAGCCCGCGTGCGTCCAGTGCAATGCCACCTACAAGGCGCTCGACAAGGCCGGGGTGGATTACAGCATCGTCGACATCTCGCAGAACGACGACGCCCGTGATTTCGTGATGGCGCTGGGCTACCTGCAGGCGCCCGTCGTCGTGGCGGGCGAGGACCACTGGTCCGGCTTCCGGCCGGACCGGATCAAGGCGCTCGCCACCGTCGCGGCCTGA
- a CDS encoding helix-turn-helix transcriptional regulator, which produces MRADRLVSLVLLLRSRGRMTAPALARELEVSTRTVLRDIEALSTAGVPVYAERGRHGGFALLPGFRTELTGLNHDETLALLTSGAGAFGLGPALASALRKVADALPDSHAAAAGERARRLLHEPETDLLKRRRTRDDIPAQVMAEIRRAVVTGHRLRIHYAATGVAPRWRTVDPIGLVTARDQRYLLALRAGEDRTYKLSRVLAAEALDEPAQRPEGVDLEQIWRERGSRFRTGGDQLAVRVRLTPARRAELTDTALAVHAEHLDADGLLHLELTFQDRRHAEWALWQLAADAEVIAPRSLRTALGERAAALAARYRD; this is translated from the coding sequence GTGCGCGCCGACCGATTGGTCTCGCTGGTCCTGCTGCTCCGCAGCCGCGGCCGGATGACCGCGCCCGCGCTCGCCCGTGAGCTGGAGGTCTCCACCAGGACAGTGCTGCGCGATATCGAGGCGCTCTCCACCGCCGGGGTCCCGGTCTACGCCGAGCGCGGTCGGCACGGTGGGTTCGCGCTGCTCCCCGGCTTCCGGACCGAGCTCACCGGGCTCAACCACGACGAGACGCTGGCCCTGCTCACCTCCGGTGCGGGAGCTTTCGGGTTGGGGCCCGCGCTCGCGTCGGCACTGCGGAAAGTGGCCGACGCGCTGCCGGATAGCCACGCGGCCGCTGCGGGCGAGAGAGCCCGGCGACTCCTGCACGAACCCGAGACGGACCTGCTCAAGCGCAGGCGCACCCGCGACGACATCCCGGCTCAGGTCATGGCGGAAATCCGCCGCGCGGTCGTCACCGGGCACCGGCTGCGCATCCACTACGCGGCAACCGGCGTTGCGCCGCGGTGGCGCACGGTGGACCCGATCGGCCTGGTCACCGCTCGCGACCAGCGCTACCTGCTCGCCCTCAGAGCGGGGGAGGACCGCACCTACAAACTGTCCAGGGTGCTCGCAGCCGAGGCGCTGGACGAACCGGCACAGCGCCCGGAAGGCGTCGACCTCGAACAGATCTGGCGCGAGCGGGGGAGCCGGTTCCGCACCGGCGGCGACCAACTCGCGGTGCGGGTGCGGCTCACCCCGGCCCGCCGGGCAGAGCTGACGGACACCGCCCTGGCCGTCCACGCCGAACACCTCGACGCGGACGGCCTGCTCCACCTGGAACTCACCTTCCAGGACCGCCGGCACGCCGAATGGGCCCTGTGGCAGCTCGCCGCGGACGCGGAGGTGATCGCCCCGCGATCGCTACGAACCGCACTCGGCGAGCGAGCCGCCGCGCTGGCCGCCCGCTACCGCGACTAG
- the nrdI gene encoding class Ib ribonucleoside-diphosphate reductase assembly flavoprotein NrdI produces the protein MTGLVYFSSASENTHRFVTKLALPARRIPLHLSETLRVDEPFVLICPTYGGGKHLDGRRSDKEFVPRQVAQFLNDPHNRALLRGVVAAGNTNFGETFCFAGEVISRKCAVPYLYRFELMGTAEDVDRVREGLGLFWQQQRQHRPESQPAWSSPRSAAEMPERASITTP, from the coding sequence GTGACAGGACTGGTCTACTTCTCCAGCGCATCGGAGAACACCCACCGCTTCGTGACCAAACTGGCGCTGCCCGCCCGGCGTATCCCGCTGCACCTCTCCGAGACGCTGCGCGTGGACGAGCCGTTCGTGCTGATCTGCCCCACCTACGGCGGCGGCAAGCACCTCGACGGCCGCCGCTCCGACAAGGAATTCGTGCCACGGCAGGTGGCCCAGTTCCTCAACGATCCGCACAACCGCGCCCTGCTGCGCGGGGTCGTCGCCGCGGGTAATACCAACTTCGGCGAGACGTTTTGCTTTGCGGGCGAGGTGATCTCGCGCAAGTGCGCGGTTCCGTACCTCTACCGCTTCGAATTGATGGGAACCGCAGAGGACGTGGACCGCGTCCGCGAAGGATTGGGATTGTTTTGGCAACAGCAACGACAGCACCGGCCGGAAAGTCAGCCCGCCTGGAGCAGCCCCCGGTCCGCGGCGGAGATGCCGGAGAGGGCCTCGATTACCACGCCCTGA
- a CDS encoding LLM class F420-dependent oxidoreductase encodes MRFGIFVPQGWRLDLVGIDTAAQWGVLRDLAARADANPVWESLWVYDHFHTVPEPTEEATHEAWTLMSAFAATTSRIRLGQMCTAISYRNPAYLAKVAATVDAISGGRTEMGIGGGWYEHEWRAYGYGFPTAGERLGRLDEGVQIFRQAWSTGSATLDGKYYQVDGARVYPLPLQEGGIPLWIAGGGEKKTLKIAAKYAQYTNFAGNDPAEFTHKSEILRGHCADVGTDYDAIVRSSNFNVVVGATEAEVEERTKAIADRLAPALGAEKGTGYIRNLSAGGAAVGTPEQIIERLTALGKLGLGYAIFNFPESAYDTSGIELFEKEVLPALV; translated from the coding sequence GTGCGCTTCGGAATCTTCGTCCCGCAGGGGTGGCGGCTGGATCTGGTCGGCATCGACACCGCCGCGCAGTGGGGGGTGCTGCGGGATCTCGCCGCGCGCGCGGACGCGAACCCGGTCTGGGAGTCGCTGTGGGTCTACGACCACTTCCACACCGTGCCGGAGCCGACCGAGGAGGCCACGCACGAGGCGTGGACGCTCATGTCGGCCTTCGCGGCGACCACCTCGCGGATCCGGCTGGGTCAGATGTGTACCGCGATCAGCTACCGCAACCCCGCCTACCTGGCGAAGGTCGCCGCCACCGTGGACGCCATCTCCGGCGGCCGCACCGAGATGGGCATCGGCGGCGGCTGGTACGAGCACGAGTGGCGCGCCTACGGCTACGGCTTCCCGACCGCCGGTGAGCGGCTCGGCAGGCTGGACGAGGGGGTGCAGATCTTCCGGCAGGCCTGGAGCACGGGCAGCGCCACGCTGGACGGCAAGTATTACCAGGTAGACGGGGCCAGGGTGTACCCGCTGCCGCTACAGGAGGGCGGGATCCCGCTGTGGATCGCGGGCGGCGGCGAGAAGAAGACGCTGAAGATCGCCGCCAAGTACGCGCAGTACACCAACTTCGCCGGCAACGACCCGGCTGAGTTCACCCACAAGTCCGAGATCCTGCGCGGGCACTGCGCCGACGTCGGCACCGACTACGACGCCATCGTGCGCAGCTCGAACTTCAACGTCGTGGTCGGCGCGACCGAGGCCGAGGTCGAGGAGCGCACGAAGGCGATCGCCGACCGGCTCGCGCCCGCGCTCGGCGCGGAGAAGGGGACCGGGTACATCCGGAACCTGTCGGCGGGCGGGGCCGCGGTCGGCACGCCGGAGCAGATCATCGAGCGGCTGACGGCGCTGGGGAAGCTGGGGCTCGGGTACGCCATCTTCAACTTCCCGGAGTCGGCGTACGACACCAGCGGGATCGAGCTCTTCGAGAAGGAAGTGCTGCCCGCGCTGGTCTAG
- a CDS encoding RidA family protein: protein MERTAINPVTWSLPLGFNQAELVTAPTRTLYCSGQTAMNADGEPQHPGDPAAQLALTLDNLEAVLAAAGMGLPNLVRLNVYTTDVDLLFQHYGVLAARLGAAGIAPATTMLGVTRLAVPGQLVELEGTAVD, encoded by the coding sequence ATGGAACGAACCGCGATCAACCCCGTCACCTGGTCCCTGCCGCTCGGCTTCAACCAGGCCGAGCTGGTCACCGCCCCCACCCGGACCCTCTACTGCTCCGGCCAGACCGCCATGAACGCCGACGGCGAACCCCAGCACCCCGGCGACCCGGCCGCCCAGCTCGCCCTGACCCTGGACAACCTGGAAGCCGTCCTCGCCGCAGCAGGCATGGGCCTCCCGAACCTGGTCCGGCTGAACGTCTACACCACCGACGTCGACCTGCTCTTCCAGCACTACGGCGTCCTCGCCGCCCGCCTCGGCGCCGCGGGCATCGCCCCCGCCACCACCATGCTCGGCGTGACCCGGCTCGCGGTCCCCGGCCAGTTGGTCGAGCTGGAGGGGACCGCCGTGGATTGA
- a CDS encoding dioxygenase, producing MGERHEHDLGLAHDLRTMTRRRALFFFGAGVAGLAAAGCASGSDTSTTSTTTASTSVAAAPQETAGPYPGDGSNGPNVLVQSGVVRSDITTSFGGFTGTAEGVPMTLRITLKDLANSGAAGAGTAVYVWHCDRDGEYSLYGKNITEQNYLRGVQVADADGTVTFTSIFPACYSGRWPHIHFEVYDSLDVAVAGENARLTSQIALPQDASEQVFAADSGYAQSVSNLSRVSLDSDNVFGDGWDAELATVTGSPSDRMQVAITIGVAEKSQNMQSQQAPPVGGGGPGAQGGPGAMPPGGPPPGR from the coding sequence ATGGGTGAGCGACACGAGCACGATCTGGGGCTGGCGCACGACCTGCGCACCATGACGCGCCGAAGGGCACTGTTCTTCTTCGGTGCGGGGGTGGCGGGGCTGGCCGCGGCCGGGTGCGCGTCCGGCTCGGACACCTCGACGACCTCGACCACGACGGCGAGTACGTCCGTCGCCGCGGCACCGCAGGAGACGGCCGGGCCGTACCCGGGTGACGGCTCGAACGGGCCCAACGTGCTGGTGCAGTCCGGCGTGGTGCGCAGCGACATCACCACCAGCTTCGGCGGCTTCACCGGCACCGCCGAGGGAGTGCCGATGACGCTGCGGATCACCCTGAAGGACCTGGCGAACTCCGGCGCGGCCGGCGCCGGCACGGCGGTGTACGTGTGGCACTGCGACCGGGACGGCGAGTACTCGCTGTACGGGAAGAACATCACCGAGCAGAACTATCTGCGCGGAGTCCAGGTCGCGGACGCGGACGGCACCGTCACCTTCACCTCCATCTTCCCGGCCTGCTACTCCGGCCGCTGGCCGCACATCCACTTCGAGGTCTACGACTCGCTCGACGTCGCCGTCGCGGGCGAGAACGCCCGCCTCACCTCGCAGATCGCCCTCCCGCAGGATGCGAGCGAGCAGGTCTTCGCCGCCGACTCCGGGTACGCGCAGAGCGTCAGCAACCTCTCCCGGGTCTCGCTCGACTCCGACAATGTCTTCGGCGACGGGTGGGACGCAGAACTCGCGACCGTCACCGGCTCGCCGAGTGATCGTATGCAGGTGGCGATCACGATCGGGGTCGCGGAAAAGTCGCAGAACATGCAGTCCCAGCAGGCGCCGCCGGTCGGCGGGGGAGGTCCGGGGGCGCAAGGAGGTCCCGGTGCAATGCCACCGGGCGGTCCGCCGCCCGGCCGTTGA
- a CDS encoding type II toxin-antitoxin system VapC family toxin: MTEPGARFRYPVGLLDTCTLIDLPLLSEADLPTEARISTVTLAELGLGVALAADPTTLALRTERLLEIEHAVDALPFSATAARRFTSMAKLVVSAGRSPKPRRMDLMIAAIASSNDLPLFTRNAADFTGLHPLLTVVAV, translated from the coding sequence ATGACTGAGCCGGGGGCGAGGTTCCGCTACCCCGTCGGCTTGCTCGACACCTGCACGCTGATCGATCTCCCCCTTCTCTCCGAGGCCGACCTGCCGACCGAGGCGCGGATCAGCACGGTCACGCTCGCGGAGCTGGGGCTGGGGGTGGCCCTGGCGGCGGATCCGACGACGCTGGCACTCCGGACCGAACGCCTGCTGGAGATCGAGCACGCGGTCGACGCGCTGCCGTTCTCTGCGACGGCAGCGCGTCGATTCACCTCGATGGCGAAGTTGGTCGTCTCCGCGGGGCGAAGCCCCAAGCCGCGCCGGATGGATCTGATGATTGCCGCGATCGCCTCGTCGAACGACCTGCCGTTGTTCACCCGCAATGCGGCCGACTTCACGGGTTTGCATCCGCTGCTGACCGTGGTCGCCGTGTAG
- a CDS encoding NAD(P)H-dependent oxidoreductase encodes MSQTSVLVLVGSLRAASVNRQLAEAAVQTAPEGVSVSLYEGLGDVPFYNEDIDVPGSVPAAAQSLRDAVAAADALLLVTPEYNGTITAVLKNAIDWASRPYGSGAVKGKPVAIVSASISPNAAAWAHGDTVKAVGVAGGTVVEAAHARFGGIGERFGAAHPREDAEALTQLGATLHELVSAVGERVDA; translated from the coding sequence ATGAGCCAGACCAGCGTTCTCGTCCTCGTCGGCAGCCTGCGCGCCGCTTCGGTCAACCGGCAGCTCGCCGAGGCCGCGGTGCAGACCGCCCCCGAGGGCGTATCGGTGTCGCTGTACGAGGGGCTCGGCGACGTCCCGTTCTACAACGAGGACATTGACGTCCCCGGCTCGGTGCCTGCCGCCGCGCAGTCGCTGCGCGACGCCGTCGCCGCCGCCGACGCGCTGCTGCTGGTCACCCCCGAGTACAACGGCACCATCACCGCCGTGCTCAAGAACGCCATCGACTGGGCCTCCCGGCCGTACGGCTCCGGCGCCGTCAAGGGCAAGCCGGTCGCCATCGTGAGCGCCTCGATCAGCCCGAACGCCGCGGCGTGGGCGCACGGCGACACCGTCAAGGCGGTCGGCGTCGCGGGCGGCACCGTGGTCGAGGCCGCGCACGCGCGGTTCGGCGGGATCGGTGAGCGCTTCGGCGCCGCGCACCCGCGCGAGGACGCCGAGGCGCTGACCCAGCTCGGCGCCACCCTGCACGAGCTGGTGAGCGCCGTCGGCGAGCGCGTCGACGCCTGA
- the nrdE gene encoding class 1b ribonucleoside-diphosphate reductase subunit alpha, producing the protein MLNLYGADGRIQFDRDREAARQYFLQHVNQNTVFFHNLDEKLDYLVEENYYEGEVLEKYGRSFVKGLFEQAYAKKFRFPTFLGAFKYYTSYTLKTFDGKRYLERFEDRVCMVALTLADGDEKLAVELVEEIITGRFQPATPTFLNSGKKQRGEPVSCFLLRIEDNMESIGRSINSALQLSKRGGGVALLLSNIREHGAPIKKIENQSSGVIPIMKLLEDSFSYANQLGARQGAGAVYLHAHHPDIYRFLDTKRENADEKIRIKTLSLGVVIPDITFELARNNEDMYLFSPYDVERIYGKPFADVNITEKYYEMVDDKRIRKSKIRAREFFQTIAELQFESGYPYIMYEDTVNRANPIAGKITHSNLCSEILQVSTPSTYHDDLSYDHVGKDISCNLGSLNIAKTMDSPDFARTIDVSIRALTAVSDQTHIFSVPSIEQGNNASHAIGLGQMNLHGYLAREHIHYGSPEGIDFTNIYFYTVVYHALRASNRIAIERGSYFGGFPESKYASGEYFDKYTERTWEPETDRVRQLFADAGVHIPTQQDWLELKSSVMEHGIYNQNLQAVPPTGSISYINHSTSSIHPVASKIEIRKEGKIGRVYYPAPYMDNDNLEYYEDAYEIGYEKIVDTYAAATQHVDQGLSLTLFFKDTASTRDLNKAQIYAWRKGIKTLYYIRLRQMALEGTEVEGCVSCML; encoded by the coding sequence ATGCTGAACCTCTACGGCGCGGACGGACGCATCCAGTTCGACCGCGACCGGGAGGCCGCGCGGCAGTACTTCCTGCAGCACGTCAACCAGAACACCGTCTTCTTCCACAACCTCGACGAGAAGCTCGACTACCTGGTCGAGGAGAACTACTACGAGGGCGAGGTGCTGGAGAAGTACGGCCGCTCCTTCGTGAAGGGGCTGTTCGAGCAGGCCTACGCGAAGAAGTTTCGGTTCCCGACCTTCCTCGGCGCGTTCAAGTACTACACCTCGTACACGCTCAAGACCTTCGACGGGAAGCGCTATCTCGAGCGCTTCGAGGACCGGGTCTGCATGGTCGCGCTCACCCTCGCCGACGGCGACGAGAAGCTCGCCGTCGAGCTGGTCGAGGAGATCATCACCGGCCGCTTCCAGCCGGCCACCCCGACCTTCCTGAACTCGGGCAAGAAGCAGCGCGGCGAGCCGGTGAGCTGCTTCCTGCTGCGCATCGAGGACAACATGGAGTCCATCGGGCGCTCGATCAACTCCGCGCTGCAGCTCTCCAAGCGCGGCGGCGGGGTCGCGCTGCTGCTCAGCAATATCCGCGAGCACGGCGCCCCGATCAAGAAGATCGAGAACCAGAGCTCCGGCGTCATCCCGATCATGAAGCTGCTGGAGGATTCCTTCTCCTACGCCAACCAGCTCGGCGCGCGGCAGGGCGCGGGCGCGGTGTACCTGCACGCGCACCACCCGGACATCTACCGCTTCCTCGACACCAAGCGGGAGAACGCGGACGAGAAGATCCGGATCAAGACCCTCTCGCTCGGCGTGGTGATCCCGGACATCACCTTCGAGCTGGCGCGGAACAACGAGGACATGTACCTCTTCTCGCCGTACGACGTCGAGCGCATCTACGGCAAGCCGTTCGCCGACGTGAACATCACCGAGAAGTACTACGAGATGGTCGACGACAAGCGGATCCGCAAGTCCAAGATCCGGGCCCGCGAGTTCTTCCAGACCATCGCCGAGCTGCAGTTCGAGTCCGGCTACCCGTACATCATGTACGAGGACACCGTGAACCGCGCCAACCCGATCGCGGGCAAGATCACGCACTCCAACCTGTGCTCGGAGATCCTGCAGGTCTCGACGCCGTCGACCTACCACGACGACCTGTCCTACGACCACGTCGGCAAGGACATCTCCTGCAACCTGGGCTCGCTGAACATCGCCAAGACGATGGACTCGCCCGACTTCGCGCGCACCATCGACGTCTCGATCCGCGCGCTCACCGCCGTCTCCGACCAGACCCACATCTTCTCGGTGCCCTCCATCGAGCAGGGCAACAACGCCTCGCACGCCATCGGCCTCGGCCAGATGAACCTGCACGGCTACCTGGCCCGCGAGCACATCCACTACGGCTCGCCCGAGGGCATCGACTTCACCAACATCTACTTCTACACGGTTGTCTACCACGCCCTGCGCGCCTCGAACCGGATCGCCATCGAGCGTGGCTCGTACTTCGGCGGCTTCCCGGAATCCAAGTACGCCAGCGGCGAGTACTTCGACAAGTACACCGAGCGCACCTGGGAGCCGGAGACCGACCGCGTCCGGCAGCTCTTCGCCGACGCGGGCGTGCACATCCCCACCCAGCAGGACTGGCTGGAGCTGAAGTCCTCCGTCATGGAGCACGGCATCTACAACCAGAACCTGCAGGCCGTCCCGCCCACCGGCTCGATCTCCTACATCAACCACTCCACCAGCTCCATCCATCCGGTGGCGTCGAAGATCGAGATCCGCAAGGAAGGCAAGATCGGCCGCGTCTACTACCCGGCCCCCTACATGGACAACGACAACCTCGAGTACTACGAGGACGCCTACGAAATCGGCTACGAGAAGATCGTCGACACCTACGCCGCCGCCACCCAGCACGTGGACCAGGGGCTTTCGCTGACGCTGTTCTTCAAGGACACCGCAAGCACGCGCGATCTCAACAAGGCGCAGATCTACGCGTGGCGCAAGGGGATCAAGACGCTCTACTACATCCGGTTGCGGCAGATGGCGCTCGAGGGGACCGAGGTCGAGGGCTGCGTCAGCTGCATGCTGTGA
- the sigK gene encoding ECF RNA polymerase sigma factor SigK, with amino-acid sequence MTRAHTVGGTMERAELDAMLAAVAVGDRAAFTEFYRATSPRVYGLALRVVRHRAAAEEITQEVYLQVWQTAARYDAGMSTPTGWLLMLTHRRAVDRVRRETAASARELVFGHAHRPVDHDVVTESVTRRLEASSVVDGMRVLTPVQREAITLAYYGGRSYTEVADHLGIPLSTVKSRIRDGLRRLRVAVTDQVVAV; translated from the coding sequence ATGACGCGAGCGCACACGGTCGGCGGAACGATGGAGCGGGCGGAGCTGGACGCGATGCTCGCGGCCGTCGCGGTCGGCGACAGGGCCGCGTTCACCGAGTTCTACCGCGCCACCAGCCCCAGGGTCTACGGTCTCGCGCTGCGGGTGGTGCGGCACCGGGCCGCGGCGGAGGAGATCACCCAGGAGGTGTACCTGCAGGTCTGGCAGACGGCGGCGCGGTACGACGCCGGAATGTCGACCCCGACCGGCTGGCTCCTGATGCTCACCCACCGGCGCGCGGTCGACCGCGTGCGCCGGGAGACCGCCGCCTCCGCGCGCGAACTGGTCTTCGGTCACGCGCACCGGCCGGTGGATCACGACGTGGTCACCGAATCGGTCACCCGGCGGCTGGAGGCGAGCTCGGTGGTAGACGGCATGCGGGTGCTCACCCCCGTGCAGCGCGAGGCCATCACGCTCGCCTACTACGGCGGCCGCAGCTACACCGAGGTCGCCGACCACCTCGGCATTCCGCTCTCCACGGTGAAGAGCCGGATCCGGGACGGGCTGCGCAGGTTGCGTGTCGCGGTCACCGATCAGGTGGTCGCCGTCTGA
- a CDS encoding TetR/AcrR family transcriptional regulator yields MSYDTPKDRAPLPLLGAVPEVPVVRADAARNRKLLLDTAQRLVRDEGVRNLTMDELARRAGVGKGTVFRRFGNRSGLLIALLDHSEQKFQGAFLFGPPPLGPGAPPVRRLVAFGRARLLDIEVEGELHRAAELGEAEQRYRNPPYNVSRVHVATLLRAAGAPGDPRLLADALLAPLAAALVMHQLHDLGYTRDEIADNWETLARRASGPE; encoded by the coding sequence GTGAGCTATGACACACCGAAGGATCGGGCGCCGCTCCCGCTGCTCGGCGCGGTGCCCGAGGTTCCGGTCGTGCGGGCGGATGCCGCGCGCAACCGCAAGCTGCTGCTCGACACCGCCCAGCGGCTGGTGCGCGACGAGGGCGTGCGCAACCTGACCATGGACGAGCTGGCGCGCCGCGCCGGAGTCGGCAAGGGCACCGTCTTCCGCCGCTTCGGCAACCGCTCCGGGCTGCTCATCGCGCTGCTCGACCACTCCGAGCAGAAGTTCCAGGGCGCTTTCCTCTTCGGGCCGCCGCCGCTCGGCCCCGGCGCGCCGCCGGTGCGGCGGCTGGTCGCCTTCGGCCGGGCCCGGCTGCTCGACATCGAGGTGGAGGGCGAGCTGCACCGCGCCGCCGAGTTGGGCGAGGCCGAGCAGCGGTACCGCAACCCGCCCTACAACGTGAGCCGGGTGCACGTCGCCACGCTGCTGCGCGCGGCAGGCGCGCCCGGCGATCCGCGGTTGCTGGCCGACGCGCTGCTCGCCCCGCTGGCCGCGGCGCTGGTCATGCATCAGCTGCACGACCTCGGGTACACCCGGGACGAGATCGCGGACAACTGGGAGACGCTCGCCCGCCGGGCGAGCGGGCCGGAATGA
- a CDS encoding type II toxin-antitoxin system Phd/YefM family antitoxin: MTRTISQAELRNGSAGVMDALEAGEDFVITRNGQPVGELRPITRPRTPTTAELRRRLARFAGQASGAEERAEIDAVFGEERLDD, translated from the coding sequence ATGACCAGGACGATCAGCCAGGCCGAACTCCGCAACGGGAGTGCGGGCGTGATGGACGCGCTCGAAGCGGGTGAGGACTTCGTCATCACCCGCAACGGGCAGCCGGTCGGCGAACTGCGGCCCATCACCCGGCCGCGCACCCCGACCACCGCCGAGCTGCGGCGGCGGCTCGCCAGGTTCGCCGGTCAAGCGAGCGGGGCGGAGGAGCGGGCGGAGATCGACGCGGTCTTCGGCGAGGAGCGGCTGGATGACTGA
- the mgtE gene encoding magnesium transporter has product MSQTDVIDVRPALSLPDTVQELVETRRADAALDWLGNHSPHAIADQLARMDAVRAGMAFRLLDKDLALAVFEELEPVDQQQILEGLRDKSFRDLIENMAPDDRARMLREAPATVAKKVLAGLSPRERRMTAGLLGYPEGSVGLYMTPEVVALPRDLTVAAALQTVRAKGGRAETVYTLPVVDTGRRLTGVVELRELVLSGPEALVADLVRTEPAFVRATDSAERAARVMRETNVIDLPVVDSEDRLVGLLTIDDAVEVIEAADSEDVAKQAGSAPWAGHYMAAGVFQLARYRALWLLLLLVAATLTVSVTDFFEGTLEQAAQLALFIPLLIGAGGNAGAQAATACVRAVAVGEVRGGDLFRVIWRECRVGFVLGSMLAVAGVTIGGLFVGPRVAVVVGLTLVLICAWAATIGGMMPLLAKRLRIDPAVVSAPMVTTLVDATGLILYFSIAKLVLGI; this is encoded by the coding sequence ATGTCGCAAACCGATGTCATCGACGTACGCCCGGCGCTCTCGCTGCCGGACACCGTGCAGGAACTCGTGGAGACGCGCCGCGCCGACGCCGCGCTGGACTGGCTCGGCAACCACTCGCCGCACGCCATCGCCGACCAGCTCGCCCGCATGGACGCCGTCCGCGCGGGCATGGCGTTCCGGCTGCTCGACAAGGATCTCGCGCTCGCCGTCTTCGAGGAGCTCGAGCCGGTCGATCAGCAGCAGATCCTGGAAGGGCTGCGGGACAAGAGCTTCCGTGACCTGATCGAGAACATGGCCCCGGACGACCGGGCCCGCATGCTGCGCGAGGCGCCCGCCACCGTCGCCAAGAAGGTGCTCGCCGGGCTGAGCCCGCGCGAACGCCGGATGACCGCCGGGCTGCTCGGCTACCCGGAGGGCTCGGTCGGGCTCTACATGACCCCCGAGGTGGTGGCGCTCCCGCGCGACCTCACCGTGGCCGCCGCGCTGCAGACCGTGCGCGCCAAGGGTGGCCGTGCCGAAACCGTCTACACCCTGCCGGTGGTGGACACCGGCCGCAGGCTCACCGGCGTGGTCGAACTGCGCGAACTCGTGCTCAGCGGCCCCGAGGCCCTGGTCGCCGACCTGGTCCGCACCGAGCCCGCCTTCGTGCGCGCCACCGACTCCGCCGAGCGCGCCGCCCGCGTGATGCGCGAGACCAACGTCATCGACCTGCCGGTCGTGGACAGCGAGGACCGGCTGGTCGGGCTGCTCACCATCGATGACGCGGTCGAGGTGATCGAGGCCGCGGACAGCGAGGACGTCGCCAAGCAGGCGGGCTCCGCGCCGTGGGCCGGGCACTACATGGCGGCCGGGGTCTTCCAGCTGGCGCGCTACCGCGCGCTCTGGCTGCTGCTCCTGCTGGTCGCCGCCACCCTGACCGTGAGCGTCACCGACTTCTTCGAGGGCACCCTCGAGCAGGCGGCCCAGCTCGCGCTGTTCATCCCGCTGCTCATCGGCGCGGGCGGCAATGCCGGAGCCCAGGCGGCGACGGCGTGTGTGCGCGCGGTCGCGGTCGGCGAGGTGCGCGGCGGTGATCTGTTCCGGGTGATCTGGCGGGAGTGCCGGGTCGGGTTCGTGCTCGGCAGCATGCTGGCCGTCGCCGGTGTGACGATCGGCGGACTCTTCGTCGGCCCGAGGGTGGCCGTCGTCGTCGGGCTCACCCTGGTGCTGATCTGTGCCTGGGCCGCCACCATCGGCGGCATGATGCCGCTGCTCGCCAAGCGGTTGCGCATCGACCCGGCGGTGGTCTCCGCGCCCATGGTGACCACGCTGGTCGACGCCACCGGGCTTATCCTCTACTTCAGCATCGCCAAGCTGGTGCTCGGGATCTGA